Part of the Henckelia pumila isolate YLH828 chromosome 2, ASM3356847v2, whole genome shotgun sequence genome is shown below.
GTACCCAACAACGTCTCCGCCAAATTCCCTTTTACCACCCCTCCACTTCAAATTCGTCCTGCTCAAAAACCCATTCGCCGGCGTTCGCCTCCCATTGATCTTCTTCCCAATCCACATATCGTCCACCGCACTCTCAGGGCTGGCGCTGCTGTAACTGTCGAAGGAATCGTGGTTCTCCCTGAAGATTCTGAAAGAAGAGAACTTGGGGCGAGAGAGATTGTAAGGGCCGTCGAGAACCGTGGTCGGGGAGGGCGTCTTGGTGATCAACGGCATCCGGCACGGTGGAAGCTCCAAGAATTTGGCCTCCGGCTCGTGTAGAGCGATGAGAGCTGTGCAGAGTCGAGGCTTTCCGGGCTCCTCCTCCCATTTGAACGGCACAGACACCGACGCCTGCAGCGGCGGAGTCGCCGTACCTGAAAACCATGGAATGTTCGGAAGCAGAAATagattaatattaaaattaaagaaGCATCACTGGTTAATTTCAACTTCATTTTGTTTGCTATACCTGAGCGCTGAGGTGACATTTTATTCATCAATGGAAGCTTTGGTGTGAGAAATACAGTGGAATAGTCTTCCATTGCCTCTGTGGATTCGCTTTGGTTGAGCTGTTTTAACATGGGGGGATTTAAACAAGGGACATTTTAGAGAAGGGACCATTTTTTGGACCAAGTGGGGCTGCACAATATACATATTTAATTTCACCTATGTATATACAATTTTGATATAGTGAGAACTTATCATGTATACTTATGTATGTATCTGTTAATGTGATGTTCATTTATTGGAGGTAGAGGATGTTACGCCAGCGGTGCACACAAAAGTGCACATCATGTGTGCTCctaatatcaaatatatatatatatgagttttcagctgcccaacaatTCCTACTCACTTCGTCCCCGACCATTGGTATCGGGTtttagtgattttttttttgaattttcacaTCACTAAAACACGATACCGAGTTTTAGTGGTCGAAAACGAGTTGGACATCATTGGTTAGAcagttgaatatatatatatatatatcttactatattattaagcgACGTGTCTTATAAAAACTGCTTTAAGAGTtttggtaatttttttaaaattttccattATACCCCATGCACATCGTACCCCATACTAGCTGACAAAAAACTCTCTTTGTGTCACATTTCTTCCATCTTTCTCATTGGTTTTGCCTCCAACCTC
Proteins encoded:
- the LOC140882755 gene encoding uncharacterized protein At4g00950-like, translated to MLKQLNQSESTEAMEDYSTVFLTPKLPLMNKMSPQRSGTATPPLQASVSVPFKWEEEPGKPRLCTALIALHEPEAKFLELPPCRMPLITKTPSPTTVLDGPYNLSRPKFSSFRIFRENHDSFDSYSSASPESAVDDMWIGKKINGRRTPANGFLSRTNLKWRGGKREFGGDVVGYFSPVYSVAGCDSDTESCKKVKMEGKLKRLASISTISDRPTTRTKLWAAIYEGIKQVIPWKSAKKSQK